The genomic stretch CGACAAGAAGGGCGCGGAACACGGGCATCCTATAACTGAAGAGCCGTAACAATTTGTTCAGAGCAGATCGAATACACTGCGTAGTTTTAATGCCATTTGCGTTGTTGCAGAGCAAACGTCAATTTCCTTGAAGCAAGAATCGACAATCGAGTCGTCTTGTTGGCTACGTGGCCTCTATGCGAGAGGTTGAAGTGATCCTGTTCATATACGATAGACTGAACTCTGCTGCCCTATATCACGCCACGAATCACGCATATACATGTCGATATCAGGAGTAGAGAGGATGATATCAGAGGAGTCATCAACTGTTCCCTACCTCAAGAGAACCTTGTATATCTGCGTCTACTGAACCAACATGTACAGAGTACCTACGCATTCGTGTTGCTGGATGCTAATGATGAATACGGGGCACACTCGATGCCAGCTGTATGTATGTAAGCAGTAATGCGCCTCTTCTCACCAGTCTGGTAGGTGAACggtgctgccatggccgatATGCACCCAAAGCGGAAAGCGTCTGGAGTCGATGCTCGGCTGGTCGGGTGGGCTGATTCTGCCTTTTCTGCGCCATGGATGGTCTCACTTGGAGATGCAAGGTGTGTCTCATATTGTATACACTGATCAGCTGGGATGGGAATTCGTATGCAGCTCGTAATAGTAGTAAAAGGCTGTTTTTCACCAATAACATCAACTACCGCATCGGCGGCCTTTCTGGCCACATTCCAAGGTCCCTGAACTTCTCTGGCGTGTGTGGCGTCAAAAACTGCGTTTTCCAGCGCCCACATTGGTCGGCTCCAGCGCCCGAAGACGCCCCTGGCCACCTTCTGGTCCTTTCCCCGCCACCGCTAGGCCGGTACTTGGTACGCCGTGGCTCTGTAGCAAagtaaaaaagcaaaaaaaagtctgGTTCGTTTCTAATCAGTTATCCAGATCGCCAGCGTGGCATCTTTCCCGTTTCAGGAACATCTCATGATATGTCAGCAGAAGAACTTGTCCTTCTGTCCAAAAGTCTCCGGCGCAGCTTCTTGTTTCTATTTTTGCAGACTTTCTTTTCCTTAATCTATATAAGTTTTTCCATATTCCCTTCGCTACTGGCCTTTGCCCCCCCCTTCGCGGTACGATTTTGAAAGCTGCAGTTCCGACTAAGTTGCACTTACTGGCTGCGGCTTGGCGATAGGCTTAAGTCAAACATTCTTTTTTATCAATTAGACGTCAGCCTCTTTTGCGTTTCGATTTTTCTTGCTCCTGCTTGGGTCGCATTCGTTGAGACTCCCAAACAGGGCTTAATTGAAGAGACTCCAAAGCCTTGACATTTCGGAGAGGCACATCTCCTATTCATTCTGCCGTTGTTTCGGTCCCTCGCTTCCTGAAGCGATGCCAGCCTTGCGGGCTTCACATTAACTACATAGAACCGCCGCAACAGAATTTGGCTTTCCTGCGTCCACGATGAAGTCTGCAAGCAAGCTGTTTTATCTCTCCGTGTTTGCCCTCTTGGCTACATCGGGAACATGCTCCGACTCTGCAAACACCTGTCCTGTATGGCAATCCAATTCCGCCTCGATTTCCAATGTTCCCTTTGCGCTAACAATCTGTCGCTTCTAGTTTTCGCCAAACGCCATCATTGACGATGGATGCGTTTCGTATGCCACGCTCGATAGACTCAATTTAAAGGTGAAGCCTGCAGTCGACGACCTCGTTCGCACAACCGACTTCTTTTCGCATTACCGCCTGAACCTCTTTCACAAGACATGTCCGTTCTgggacgacgaagatggcatGTGCGGTAACATCGCATGCGCCGTCGAGACCCTGGATAACGAAGAAGACATTCCCGAGATTTGGAGGGCCAGCGAACTCAGCAAGCTGGAAGGCCCTCGAGCGAAGCACCCCggcaagaagatgcagaAACAGAATCCCGACCGACCGCTACAAGGAAAGCTGGGTGAAGACGTTGGGGAGAGCTGCGTGGTGGACTATGACGACGAGTGCGACGACAGAGACTACTGCATTCCCGAAGACGAGGGCACGACGTCCAATGGAGACTACATCAACTTGCTACACAACCCAGAGCGGTTTACCGGATACAGTGGCCAGAGTGCCAAATCAGTCTGGGATGCCATCTACTTGGAGAActgcttcaagaagagctcgtTCCCCAAATCCGCTGATCTGGGAGTTTCGAATACCCCAGCAGAGCCTGCCGCCTTGGATTTCAAACACGTCTTGGACTCTGCCGGACGCCAGGCcaagcttcagcagcagcgacagagtTTCCCGGATACTCCTTTTGTTGCCAATACTGGTTACGAGGTCGAGGATGAATGCTTGGAAAAGCGAGTATTCTATCGAGTTGTCTCGGGCATGCATGCCAGTATTAGCACGCATCTGTGCTGGGATTACTTGAACCAGAGCACTGGACAGTGGCAGCCAAACTTGGCTTGCTACGAGAGCCGACTGCACAAATTCCCCGACCGTATCAGCAACTTGTACTTTAACTACGCCCTCGTTACTCGCGCCATTGCGAAGTTGGGTCCCTACGTCCTCGGACCGCATTACACGTTCTGCGCAGGAGACTTGTTGCAGGATCAGGCCACACGAGACAAGGTCGCTGCTGTTACCCAGCACGCGGCCAGTGTCCCTCAAATATTCGACGAAGGCGTCATGTTTGTGAATGGCGAAGGCCCATCCCTCAAAGAAGACTTCCGCAATCGTTTCCGCAACGTCAGCCGAGTTATGGACTGCGTCGGTTGCGACAAGTGCCGTCTCTGGGGGAAGATCCAAACGAGCGGCTATGGAACCGCCTTGAAGGTGCTCTTTGAATTTCACGAGAATCAGAAACCCCCGTCGTTGAAGAGAACCGAGCTAGTAGCATTGTTCAACACTTACGCCAGACTCAGCTCATCGCTCGCGGCCAATGGCAAATTCAGAGCCATGATCGAATTGCGCGATAAGGGATCTAACAAGCAACTACCTACACCCGAAGAAGTCTATCAGCttgttgaggaggaggacgaagacaTGAATGAGTTTATTAAGATGCGCCGTCTTGGACCAGAATATCCGTTGAGTGACCAAGTCGACCAAGAGCTTGCTCGCGTTATGAAGGCAGTCAAGATTGttttgaagagctggattCGAGCCCCCAGAATGATGTAAGTCTACATAACGATACAAACGGGTTTGAAAAGAAATCATTTACTAACAGAGCTACTAGCTGGGAAATTCTGTCGGATGAGACATCAAGAATCTATCGTACTTGGATCGGTCTGCCTCCACGACCGAGGCGCTATACATTCAAGTTGCCGAATTTAGATAGAGACGAACTATGAGCGCAGCATTATACATTCGGTGTATATTCATGATACAATCTGTAACATTCTGTATATATTTCATTTGCAGAAATTGGCGTTTTGGAAGGgtttggctttttttctactCTAGTTCATCTCTACGATAGGAAGTT from Trichoderma atroviride chromosome 3, complete sequence encodes the following:
- a CDS encoding uncharacterized protein (EggNog:ENOG41~BUSCO:EOG092D1CGS~SECRETED:SignalP(1-22)); protein product: MKSASKLFYLSVFALLATSGTCSDSANTCPFSPNAIIDDGCVSYATLDRLNLKVKPAVDDLVRTTDFFSHYRLNLFHKTCPFWDDEDGMCGNIACAVETLDNEEDIPEIWRASELSKLEGPRAKHPGKKMQKQNPDRPLQGKLGEDVGESCVVDYDDECDDRDYCIPEDEGTTSNGDYINLLHNPERFTGYSGQSAKSVWDAIYLENCFKKSSFPKSADLGVSNTPAEPAALDFKHVLDSAGRQAKLQQQRQSFPDTPFVANTGYEVEDECLEKRVFYRVVSGMHASISTHLCWDYLNQSTGQWQPNLACYESRLHKFPDRISNLYFNYALVTRAIAKLGPYVLGPHYTFCAGDLLQDQATRDKVAAVTQHAASVPQIFDEGVMFVNGEGPSLKEDFRNRFRNVSRVMDCVGCDKCRLWGKIQTSGYGTALKVLFEFHENQKPPSLKRTELVALFNTYARLSSSLAANGKFRAMIELRDKGSNKQLPTPEEVYQLVEEEDEDMNEFIKMRRLGPEYPLSDQVDQELARVMKAVKIVLKSWIRAPRMIWEILSDETSRIYRTWIGLPPRPRRYTFKLPNLDRDEL